From a single Candidatus Binataceae bacterium genomic region:
- a CDS encoding helix-turn-helix domain-containing protein gives MNNNKLQNKRDVSRSRTDVSSSGEILTVKTLSEFLCCHPSTIYRLIKHRSIPAFQLGADWRFHKPDIERWVRERTLNCSNPFQG, from the coding sequence ATGAACAACAACAAATTGCAGAATAAACGTGATGTTTCACGGTCGCGCACCGACGTTTCCAGCAGCGGAGAAATCCTGACCGTGAAAACGCTTTCCGAATTCTTATGTTGCCACCCCAGTACGATTTATCGCCTTATCAAGCATCGCTCCATTCCCGCCTTCCAGCTTGGCGCTGACTGGCGGTTCCACAAGCCCGATATTGAGCGTTGGGTGCGGGAGCGAACGCTCAACTGCTCGAACCCGTTCCAGGGCTGA